Proteins from a genomic interval of Bradyrhizobium sp. CCBAU 53340:
- a CDS encoding bifunctional transaldolase/phosoglucose isomerase, translating to MNPVKELEKHGQAVWLDFLARGFIAKGDLKRLIDTDGVKGVTSNPSIFEKAIGSSDEYDAPIGKALKRGDRTVADLFEAVAVDDIQAAADVLRPIYDRLKGGDGYVSLEVSPYLAMDTSGTVAEARRLWKDVGRKNLMVKVPATPEGLPAIETLIGDGISINITLLFSRAVYLEVAEAYLAGLEKYVAGGGDPSHVASVASFFVSRIDTMVDKQLDEKIARANDPSEKERLAALKGKVAIANAKVAYQDYKRLFSGPRWEKLAAKGAKPQRMLWASTGTKNKDYSDVLYVEELIGPDTINTVPPATLDAFRDHGKLRDSLEENVEDARRVLEELERSGVSLDAITEELVKDGVKQFADAADKLYGAVAHKRATVLGPAIDRQQLSLGDGLGKAVAKSTEEWRASAKIRRLWQRDKSVWTGTDEDKWLGWLDSAAKADVADYEDYASRVKGQKFSDAVVLGMGGSSLGPEVLAETFARKPGFPKLHVLDSTDPAEVRAMEAKIDIANTVFIVSSKSGGTTEPNAMKDYFHERVAQALGPKARTGFRFIAVTDPGSSLEKAAKKLNYARIFHGEPSIGGRYSVLSPFGLVPAATAGIDVRTFLNHALAMARSCGPDVPPAENPGVQLGLAMGLAGLEGRDKVTILSSKKIADFGAWAEQLIAESTGKEGKGLIPIAGEPLGESAAYGNDRFFIDIRTEGETDAAHDSALAGIEAAGHPVVRIVMKSIDHLGQEFFRFEMATAVAGAILGINPFDQPDVEAAKIKTRELTSAFEKTGALPAEEPVVSTKEFDLYTDDHNAAALRTMGANGDLTSWLKAHITRSRRGDYFALLGYIARDKANIEALQQMRTAVLEKRHLATAAEFGPRFLHSTGQAYKGGPDSGVFLQITADDAKDLPVPGQKASFGVIKAAQARGDFDVLTERGRRALRVHLKGPLKKGLAALNAALNDALN from the coding sequence ATGAATCCCGTCAAAGAACTGGAAAAGCACGGCCAAGCTGTCTGGCTGGACTTCCTGGCCCGCGGCTTCATCGCCAAGGGCGACCTGAAGCGGCTGATCGACACCGACGGCGTCAAGGGCGTCACCTCCAATCCGTCGATCTTCGAGAAGGCGATCGGCAGCTCGGACGAATACGACGCTCCGATCGGCAAGGCGCTGAAGCGCGGCGACCGGACCGTGGCCGACCTGTTCGAGGCGGTCGCGGTCGACGACATCCAGGCAGCGGCCGACGTGCTCCGCCCGATCTATGACCGACTCAAGGGCGGCGACGGCTATGTCAGCCTCGAAGTCTCGCCCTATCTTGCGATGGACACGTCAGGCACGGTCGCCGAGGCGCGGCGGCTCTGGAAGGACGTTGGCCGCAAGAACCTGATGGTCAAGGTGCCGGCGACGCCAGAGGGCCTGCCGGCCATCGAAACACTGATCGGCGACGGCATCAGCATCAACATCACGCTGCTGTTCTCGAGGGCAGTCTATCTGGAGGTCGCCGAGGCCTATCTCGCCGGCCTCGAAAAGTACGTCGCCGGCGGCGGCGATCCCTCCCATGTCGCGAGCGTGGCCAGCTTCTTCGTCAGCCGCATCGACACCATGGTCGACAAGCAGCTCGACGAGAAGATCGCGCGAGCCAACGACCCCAGCGAGAAGGAGCGGCTCGCCGCGCTGAAGGGCAAGGTCGCGATCGCCAACGCCAAGGTCGCCTACCAGGATTACAAGCGGCTGTTCTCGGGTCCCCGCTGGGAGAAGCTCGCCGCCAAGGGCGCCAAGCCGCAGCGCATGCTGTGGGCCTCGACCGGCACCAAGAACAAGGACTACAGCGACGTGCTCTATGTCGAGGAGCTGATCGGCCCCGACACCATCAACACCGTGCCGCCGGCGACGCTCGATGCGTTCCGCGACCATGGCAAGCTGCGCGATAGCCTGGAAGAGAATGTCGAGGATGCCAGGCGCGTGCTGGAGGAGCTGGAGCGCTCCGGCGTCTCGCTCGATGCGATCACCGAGGAGCTCGTCAAGGACGGCGTCAAGCAGTTCGCGGATGCCGCCGACAAGCTCTATGGCGCCGTCGCCCACAAGCGCGCGACCGTGCTCGGGCCCGCGATCGACCGCCAGCAGCTTTCGCTCGGCGACGGGCTCGGCAAGGCCGTGGCCAAGAGCACCGAGGAGTGGCGCGCATCGGCCAAGATCCGCAGGCTCTGGCAGCGCGACAAGTCGGTCTGGACCGGGACGGATGAGGACAAATGGCTCGGCTGGCTCGACAGCGCCGCCAAGGCCGATGTCGCCGACTACGAGGATTACGCCAGCCGCGTGAAGGGCCAGAAGTTCTCCGACGCCGTCGTGCTCGGCATGGGCGGATCGAGCCTCGGGCCAGAGGTGCTGGCCGAGACCTTTGCGCGGAAGCCGGGCTTTCCGAAGCTGCATGTGCTCGACTCTACCGACCCGGCAGAGGTGCGGGCGATGGAAGCCAAGATCGACATCGCCAACACCGTGTTCATCGTCTCCAGCAAGTCCGGCGGCACCACCGAGCCGAATGCGATGAAGGACTATTTCCACGAGCGCGTCGCGCAGGCCCTCGGCCCCAAGGCCAGGACCGGCTTCCGCTTCATCGCGGTGACCGATCCCGGCTCCTCGCTGGAGAAGGCGGCCAAGAAGCTGAACTATGCCCGCATCTTCCATGGCGAGCCCTCGATCGGCGGCCGCTATTCCGTGCTGTCGCCGTTCGGCCTCGTGCCGGCGGCCACGGCCGGCATCGACGTCAGGACTTTCCTCAACCATGCGCTGGCGATGGCCCGCTCCTGCGGACCGGACGTGCCGCCAGCCGAGAACCCGGGCGTCCAGCTTGGTCTCGCCATGGGCCTCGCCGGCCTCGAAGGCCGTGACAAGGTGACGATACTTTCGTCGAAGAAGATCGCCGATTTCGGCGCCTGGGCCGAGCAGTTGATCGCGGAATCGACCGGCAAGGAGGGCAAGGGCCTGATCCCGATCGCCGGCGAGCCGCTCGGCGAGTCCGCGGCTTACGGCAATGACCGCTTTTTCATCGACATCCGCACCGAGGGCGAAACCGATGCCGCCCATGACTCGGCGCTCGCCGGGATCGAAGCGGCTGGCCATCCGGTGGTGCGCATCGTGATGAAGTCGATCGACCATCTCGGCCAGGAATTCTTCCGCTTCGAGATGGCAACCGCGGTTGCGGGCGCGATCCTCGGCATCAACCCGTTCGACCAGCCGGACGTGGAAGCAGCCAAGATCAAGACCCGCGAGCTGACGTCGGCGTTTGAGAAGACCGGCGCGCTGCCGGCCGAAGAGCCGGTCGTGAGCACCAAGGAGTTCGATCTCTACACCGACGACCACAACGCCGCTGCGCTCCGCACGATGGGCGCCAATGGCGACCTCACCTCCTGGCTGAAGGCACACATCACGCGCTCGCGACGCGGCGACTATTTCGCCCTGCTCGGCTATATCGCGCGCGACAAGGCCAACATCGAAGCGCTGCAGCAGATGCGGACCGCCGTCCTCGAGAAACGGCATCTGGCGACTGCCGCCGAGTTCGGCCCGCGCTTCCTGCACTCGACCGGCCAGGCCTACAAGGGCGGGCCCGACAGCGGCGTGTTCCTTCAGATCACCGCCGACGACGCCAAGGATCTTCCGGTGCCGGGCCAGAAGGCCAGCTTCGGCGTGATCAAGGCGGCGCAAGCGCGCGGCGATTTCGACGTGCTCACCGAGCGCGGCCGGCGCGCGCTTCGGGTGCACCTGAAAGGCCCGCTCAAGAAAGGTCTCGCGGCGCTCAATGCCGCGC